One Candidatus Zixiibacteriota bacterium DNA segment encodes these proteins:
- the sppA gene encoding signal peptide peptidase SppA, with protein sequence MASTRNIVLWIVIASVAALFVIMIGVSIWSLTHNYTGMPLVSVGDKVALIEVEGIIESSEDIVRQLKKYSDDSSIPVIVLRINSPGGAVAPSQEIYDQIVKVRNDGTYVVVSISSLAASGGYYIACAADTIIANPGSLTGSIGVIFSFYTFEGLMDKVGMQLEVVKSGALKDVGNMSREMTQKEQEMLQTAIDDVYNQFVLAVSQSRNLDIEQVEDIADGSIFTGNQALELGLVDKLGGLEDAIVLAGEMAGLGDDPKVVKEYQRRPGLMDYLAQKAAVLLDISISKETWPKLEYIYK encoded by the coding sequence ATGGCCAGTACTCGCAACATCGTATTGTGGATAGTCATTGCCAGCGTAGCGGCGCTTTTCGTTATTATGATAGGCGTTTCTATCTGGAGCCTGACCCACAACTATACAGGCATGCCGCTTGTCTCGGTTGGCGATAAGGTTGCTCTTATCGAAGTTGAGGGTATTATCGAAAGCTCAGAGGATATTGTCCGTCAGTTGAAAAAATACAGCGATGACAGTTCTATTCCTGTCATTGTGCTAAGAATTAATTCCCCCGGCGGAGCAGTAGCGCCCTCACAGGAAATATACGACCAAATAGTTAAAGTTCGGAATGATGGCACTTATGTTGTTGTATCTATTTCATCGCTGGCGGCTTCCGGCGGATATTATATTGCCTGCGCAGCTGATACCATTATAGCCAACCCCGGCTCATTAACCGGCTCAATTGGTGTTATTTTCTCATTTTACACGTTTGAGGGGTTGATGGACAAGGTTGGAATGCAGTTAGAGGTTGTCAAGTCTGGTGCTTTAAAGGATGTTGGCAATATGTCGCGGGAGATGACCCAGAAAGAACAAGAGATGCTTCAGACGGCGATTGATGATGTTTATAATCAATTTGTTTTAGCTGTGTCGCAATCGCGCAATCTCGATATTGAGCAAGTTGAGGATATTGCTGACGGGTCGATATTTACAGGCAATCAAGCCCTTGAGCTTGGCTTGGTTGATAAACTGGGCGGACTTGAGGATGCTATCGTATTAGCTGGCGAGATGGCCGGCTTGGGAGATGATCCAAAAGTTGTAAAAGAATATCAGCGCCGTCCGGGTCTAATGGATTATTTAGCGCAAAAAGCCGCCGTTTTATTGGATATTAGTATCTCGAAAGAAACATGGCCTAAATTGGAGTATATCTATAAATAG